The nucleotide window TGCATCTGCGTGCGTGTTTGATTGTGCGGTTTGCTTGCCGGTGGATCGGAAGCGCCGGCGGCAGGCTGATGGTGGAGGAGCATCAGCAGAAGCAGAGGAGGGAGAAGCTGCTTGCCCGGCGCCATGGGTGCTAGCTCGAGCTCGCGCTCTGAAAGTGGCAGGCAGGGGTTTGTGAGGGTTCTACCTCGACAtaggcgagagagagagagagaaagatcgATGGCAGGAGGAGGGGTTGTCGCTTAGTATGTAATAACACCGGCCGGCAGCAGTGCAGTGCGGCGTGGTGGTGGCAGAGGTAGCAGCTACCACGGTGACCATGCCTCTGCGCTCATTGATTACACCACTGACCTGCCAGCCCAGCCCGGCCAGCGTCGGCACTCACTCACCACCGTCCATCCCATCCCTCTCTCTTTTCATTTTTAACAAGCAAGCATGCATGAAAAACGCAACAAGGTACCACGCGCACAGTTTTGCTTCGCTTCTCTCCCGCGTGATGATGGCGGGTGAAACGAGACGAGCGGCACATCACTGTATCTGTATTATTACCACCACCCAGCAGCACACAAGGTACAAAGGACGGACGGTCACTTTTGGTCGGTCCCACACACACAGAGGCAAGCACCATACGCGTCGTGTACGTACATCCCAACAGCACGCAGGTTCTCATCAGCTCGCCGCACAACTCCCGGCCACGGATACATACATATCCAGGGCTCACCACATTATTATTCCAGTCCAGTCAAACAGGGACAAGTTCTAACAACCAATTCCACAGATTAAAAACGGGGCAAATCCAACAATGACACTGCTACACACAAAGTGTCACGAATCTCACCAAAGTTCCAACGCTACACGACCCGTCCATCAAGTTCTACTTATTAATAATCATAACCAAGCAAAGCAAAAGCGAATTAATTCATCCAGAGTTCCGAACGAGCTGACGGCCTAGGCCTCGTCGGCGTAGGCGGGCTCGAGGATGGCGGCCTCGGCCTCCTGCACCTCCTTCTCCGACTTGCGCCCCTTCTTGGACTTGTAGTAGACGCTCATGAAGGTGCCCACGGCGCCGTACTTGTGCCGGCAGTGCTCGTAGTGCGACGCGTCGAACATGCGCCAGAAGTCCTTCTCGTTCAGCTCCGTCACCGCGTACTGCGGCTGGTAGCTGTGGTTCTCGATCAGCCACTGCTCCAGCCGCTTCACCGACTCCGCCCCGTCGAACTCCTCCCCCCGGAAGATGCACGCCGGCGTGTAGTACACCCCCACGTCCGTGAACATCTGCGCGTAGCTCGTGTCCCCCTGCCGCTGCTGGTGCTCGAACCCCGGCTCCGGGTAGATCATCGTCTTCACCGGCAGCTTGAACAGCCGGTGAGGGCACAGCCACAGCGGGTACACCTGTTATGTCATAAGCATTATCATGAGAATGAGACACACCAAACAGAACGTTCTTCGGTTAGTTTCAGAGTAACCAACAACAttccttctttctttctttcagacTAATTTTTAGCAGCAATATTATACTTTGTATCGACATTCAAGCAGCAATATTAGTTACCTGCTGGATGAACAATCAGAGCAAGCAACAACTACACAATGACAATGCGCAGAAATTCACAGCTCCTGCAGCCTAGCATACTCGATGCACATATCTACTGAAATGAATGCTAAGTAGCCCAAAAAAGGGAAGATGAATTCCTAGCTAAAAGACTTGATGCAAGCATATCTGCATGAATGTTACGCAGAAGAGGAACATTTTTACCTCCATCTCGTGGTGGACGAACTCGAGGGCGTCTCCAACCTTGTACAGGGGCACCAGCATGTCCTGGATGACATGGTTGTCATGGTAGTAGTTCCTGATGGCGTCGCCCTGGGTGGCCTTGAGCAGGGACACCTTGGGGGGCATCAGCCAGCCGAAGAGGAACCTGAACCAGAACTGGTCGCCGAAGGGCAGGATGAGCTTCCCCTCCCAGTAGAGGCACCGGGTGTGCCTGTGGTAGTACTCCCTCGTCGGGATGTACTCCACGAACTCGCCCCTCTTCAGCGCCGTCTGCGCGTGCTGGTAGAACCATGGCTTGAACCACCACCCCACGCTGTTGATCTTgttgcccttcttcttggcctcctCCTTGGACGCGTACACGCCGGTCATCATCACGCCCTCCGTCGCGCTGTACACCATCCCCTCCACGAAGTCGGGGACCTTTGCAGGGTCGCCGTCCCTCGGCGCGACGGCGTCGGCGTACGCCTGCGCCACCTCCTTCAGAGGGCCCTTCACAGGGGTGTAGGTGAGCCTCATGTACTCCTTGATGGGGATGAGCTTGATCTCGGCTGAGACAAGGAACCCGAGAGTTCCCTGCGACCAGGGCACGCCGTAGAAGAGGTCGGAGTACTCGTTGTCCTTGGTGGCTCGGACGACCCGGCCGTCGGCCAGGACGATCTCCAGCGCGACAACCGTGTCAGAGAAGAGCCCGTAGATGTGAGAGCTCCCCTCGATGCCGTAGCCGTTGATGAGGCCGCCGACGGTGAGGTCGTCGAGCTCCGCCACCACGGCGAGGGAGAGGTTCATGGGGCAGGTGGCCCTGGATATCTGGCCCATGTTGACGAGCGGCTCGACCTTGGCGACCATCCTCTCGGCGTCGATCTCGAGGATGTTCCTGAAGGCGGAGAGGTCGACCTCGAAGTGCCTGACGCGCTTGTAGTCCACGTTgcgcatgccgacggcgatccaCGGCTTCCTGGCCGTGCAGACGAGACCGTCCTTCTTGGGGTTGCGCTGCTTGAGCCGCTTGACGACCTTCTGCACGTTGTCCTCGTGGTCCTTCTGCCGCTTCTTCTCGGACTTCATGGCGGACCACATGTCGCCCAGGTAGATGTTGAAGTAGATGAGCGCCGAGGCCGGAAGCACCACGAAGATGACGAGGATCCATCGGAACTGCACCAGGTAGTCCACCAGAACCTTCTTCCTCTTTGGTCGCACCAGCGGCGTCTGCAGGTCCGCCATGGCTGGAGGCTGACTTCTGAAATGAAAAGAGTAGAAAGAGATGTTAGCCGAGCCATGATTGATGATATAACAGTAACAGGAAGGTATATCAGGGAGAAAGAATATACACAGTAAAGGTGATAAATAACAAAAGCAGCAGTACTAGTATATTCTCATGACTGCCAAGCACAACCATCCCAGTTCCATTTTACCACGTACAGTTTAAAAGCGAAGCATATCAGGAAGAAGTTATGCACAGGCGAGGCTGAAAAGAAGAACAGAACAGTAGCATTGTCATGGCCCCCAAAGACATACAAGTATTGACCAAGGGCTGTATCAGTAAGACTCTTTATCCATCCCAATTCCATTTTGAATTTTTAATTGTCATATAATGTTATGAAACTAACTGAAAATGGTGCGGCAACATGGATGAGCATATCCTATTATACAAACAGATGCAGAGGCCGAGGGGTCCTCCTCcatttccaaaaaaataaaaaatcctaTTATACAAACAGATGCTATCACGAACAGGGCAATGCAGCTGCCAGGCCATTGGGCATCATCACATCAGTAATGTTAGCTGAAGCATGATGGTATATATAAGAGTAACAGGGAAGCATATACTAGCTAGGGTTAAACTGTAAACAGCAAAGGCAAAACATAACAAAAGCAGAGTAGCCCCTTTCTCATGGCTTGGTTGCCAAGATGCATCCATCTGTATCCTATTTGTAATCGCCACATGATGTTAGGTGAAAATGATGCAGTGACATCTAACACGGAGCATGTTCTTTGCACAAAGTGGATCAACATGTTAAGAGGGTGACAGGCACTATCATTCACAGGCAGAGCAACCTAGTAGCTGCCAAGGAACTGGACATGACATGAGTAATTCCATGAGGACTACATGCACAACCATAAGTAATTCCCTAACACACCTCCTGTCATTCATTCAGAGTTCCACGAAAAGTAAAAAAATGCTGGGTTGTCACTGCTGCACCATCTTGGATTCCTAGCACTGATACTATCTGACATTGAGAATTTGACATGCGAGAACGCCCTGTCTAACTTGCGCTGCACCATTTTATCTTCAGGGAAACATGACAGTAGTTTAGGCAGATTTGTGCAGCTGCGAGGCACATGCAAGAAACGTACTCCTACTATATATGGCACTGCAAGAACTTATACGGACGGATCTAGATCCGCGGGAAACTCATGCCAAAATTAGTAATCCTATGGCAGGTAATAACATGGTAGGAAGGGGCGAACGTTGACCGAAGATTTTCCCAAGAGCTGTATTCacgaaaaaagaaaaaggaaaagaaaagagtccaactgcctgcctgcctgcctgcctaaAGTGGCACGACCTAGAATCCCGGTGCAGGAGGGACAGATCTGCCTGTATTCTGGCTGAGGATTTGACACCAGGGTGAAGAAAGAGTCTAATCGTCTcaacaagaacaagaacaagaacCTAGATAGAATCCTGCTCCTGCCCAGGAGTTGGTGGATCCGGCGGAGGAAAGCTTGGCCGAAACGCACGCAGGAACGCGGGGTGCGGCTTTGCCCGGCGGAGCAGGCGGCGAGAAGGAAAAGGAAGAGAAACAGCAAAAGAATCAGGCTTTGTGGGTGTGTGCGCGCGGGCGGGAGTGGCGGATCCGCCCACGAACAGCTTGCGACAATCAATCGATCAATCGAAGCGGAGCTGCTTACcaggagggaaggaggaggaggaggtgaggAGAGCAGAGCAGATCCCCCGCTCCAAGGGTAAGGCGCTCGGCTGGGCAGTAATAGTATTTGGAGCGTGGGTTTGGGGGAGATGAGGTTTTGGGGTTGGTGGGGGGGTGCGCATTTACTCCCGTGCCCCTCACTCCATTTGGCGTCTTCTATTCTACTGCTAGTAGAACAAGCAACGCCTGACGAAACTGCCCTTACTAGAGCCGGAGGGAAGCGTACGGACATTTCTGGATGAACCTAGCCGGAACACCGGATCCATACTCCTACTCATCTCCCGTCTCTCTGTATGCGGCGGCAGCGCGGGCGGAGAGACGACGGAACTGTAAAAAGAAAAAGGACGGCAGCACTAATTTCCGGCGGCATTCACGCAGCGCAAGCTAGGCAAGGAAGAAAAATTGCACAAGGAACACAAGAGAGTAGCACTGGTAGCCAGGAGATCAAGTGCAGTGCATAACTGAAGACGAAGAGTAActgaagaataagaagaagaagaagaagttgaAACCAACCTGGCTGGGTCCGGTCCGGGGCGGAGGCAAGCGTGGAGCGAGCTGCGAATGCTGGGGCTTTTAAACGGGCGGGCTACAGGGCTACAGAAGACCAACAGATCGGAATCGGAATCAGATCATGGGGCCGCATGTGGATgtgggtacacacatgcatgcagatGCCATCTCGATCCATCCGTCCGTCCTGCACCACCCTGCTCAATTATTGCTCCTCCTACGctactaaaaataaaataaggcGTTTGAATTTGAACTGGGCCCAATCTCGCTGTCCTT belongs to Triticum urartu cultivar G1812 chromosome 7, Tu2.1, whole genome shotgun sequence and includes:
- the LOC125522815 gene encoding delta(24)-sterol reductase, which gives rise to MADLQTPLVRPKRKKVLVDYLVQFRWILVIFVVLPASALIYFNIYLGDMWSAMKSEKKRQKDHEDNVQKVVKRLKQRNPKKDGLVCTARKPWIAVGMRNVDYKRVRHFEVDLSAFRNILEIDAERMVAKVEPLVNMGQISRATCPMNLSLAVVAELDDLTVGGLINGYGIEGSSHIYGLFSDTVVALEIVLADGRVVRATKDNEYSDLFYGVPWSQGTLGFLVSAEIKLIPIKEYMRLTYTPVKGPLKEVAQAYADAVAPRDGDPAKVPDFVEGMVYSATEGVMMTGVYASKEEAKKKGNKINSVGWWFKPWFYQHAQTALKRGEFVEYIPTREYYHRHTRCLYWEGKLILPFGDQFWFRFLFGWLMPPKVSLLKATQGDAIRNYYHDNHVIQDMLVPLYKVGDALEFVHHEMEVYPLWLCPHRLFKLPVKTMIYPEPGFEHQQRQGDTSYAQMFTDVGVYYTPACIFRGEEFDGAESVKRLEQWLIENHSYQPQYAVTELNEKDFWRMFDASHYEHCRHKYGAVGTFMSVYYKSKKGRKSEKEVQEAEAAILEPAYADEA